The Oscillospiraceae bacterium genome contains a region encoding:
- a CDS encoding ABC transporter permease, with product MEKTLRKYFPLFVLPTLAAFIIGFIIPFGQGIYLSFCKFTTVNNAKWVGVSNYFTAFQDATFAHAFWFTIAFAVVATLLINLLAFMVALVLTRGIKGTNVFRTIFFMPNLIGGIVLGYIWQILINCVLSLVGKPLLALNTPAGYWGLIILMAWQQVGYMMIIYIAGLQNVSPDLLEAAQIDGANSWQSLVKVKLPMVMPSITICLFLSVTNSFKLFDQNLSLTAGEPNHASEMLALNIYNTFYSRSGPQWKGIGQAKAVIFFVVVVAIALVQLKATRSREVQQ from the coding sequence ATGGAAAAAACGTTAAGAAAGTATTTCCCCCTGTTCGTTCTCCCCACGTTGGCGGCATTTATCATCGGTTTTATCATCCCCTTCGGCCAGGGCATCTATCTCTCGTTCTGCAAGTTCACCACGGTGAACAACGCCAAGTGGGTGGGCGTTTCCAACTATTTTACCGCGTTTCAGGACGCGACCTTTGCCCACGCGTTCTGGTTCACCATCGCCTTTGCGGTGGTGGCGACCCTGCTTATCAACCTGCTGGCCTTTATGGTGGCGCTGGTGCTGACCAGGGGCATCAAGGGCACGAACGTGTTCCGCACGATCTTTTTTATGCCCAACCTGATCGGCGGTATTGTGCTGGGCTACATCTGGCAGATCCTGATCAACTGCGTGCTCTCGCTGGTGGGCAAGCCCCTGCTGGCGCTGAACACCCCCGCGGGCTACTGGGGCCTGATCATTCTGATGGCCTGGCAGCAGGTGGGCTACATGATGATCATTTACATCGCCGGGCTGCAGAATGTTTCGCCCGACCTGCTGGAGGCCGCCCAGATCGACGGCGCAAACTCCTGGCAGAGCCTCGTGAAGGTAAAGCTGCCCATGGTGATGCCCTCCATCACCATCTGCCTGTTCCTTTCGGTGACCAACTCCTTCAAGCTGTTCGACCAGAACCTCTCGCTCACTGCGGGCGAGCCGAACCATGCCTCGGAGATGCTGGCGCTGAACATCTACAACACCTTCTACTCCCGCTCGGGGCCCCAGTGGAAGGGCATCGGCCAGGCCAAGGCCGTGATCTTTTTTGTGGTGGTGGTGGCCATTGCGCTGGTGCAGCTTAAGGCCACCCGCTCCCGGGAGGTGCAGCAATGA
- a CDS encoding ABC transporter permease, translating to MSNVKRKNGTLWTALFTLLSVLYVYPIVMILLNSFKIETAITTSGAFTLPTADTFAGFTNYVNALMAKGFLQSFGYSLFITVSSVALILLCCSMCAWYITRVNSPISKAMYYLCVFSMVVPFQMVMFTLSQISDQLKFNTPWNLCVIYLGFGAGLAVFMFCGFVKSIPLEIEEAATIDGCNPVQTYEHIVFPILKPTMISVAILQAMWVWNDYLLPTLVLDIKKYRTIPMLIQYFRGSYGRVEMGPMMACIMLTVLPIIVFYLACQKYIIEGVVAGAVKG from the coding sequence ATGAGCAACGTAAAACGCAAAAACGGCACCCTGTGGACCGCGCTGTTCACCCTGCTCTCGGTGCTGTATGTATACCCCATCGTGATGATCCTGCTGAACTCGTTTAAAATCGAAACGGCGATCACCACCTCCGGCGCATTCACCCTGCCCACGGCGGACACCTTTGCGGGCTTTACCAACTATGTGAACGCACTGATGGCCAAGGGCTTTTTGCAGAGCTTCGGCTACTCGCTGTTCATCACCGTGAGCTCGGTGGCGCTGATCCTGCTGTGCTGCTCGATGTGCGCGTGGTACATCACCCGGGTGAACTCGCCCATTTCCAAGGCGATGTACTACCTGTGCGTGTTCAGCATGGTGGTGCCCTTCCAGATGGTGATGTTCACCCTGTCGCAGATCTCGGACCAGCTGAAATTCAACACCCCCTGGAACCTGTGCGTGATCTACCTGGGCTTCGGCGCCGGGCTGGCGGTATTCATGTTCTGCGGGTTTGTGAAGAGCATCCCGCTGGAGATCGAGGAGGCCGCCACCATCGACGGCTGCAACCCGGTGCAGACCTACGAACACATCGTGTTCCCCATTTTGAAGCCCACCATGATCTCGGTGGCCATTCTGCAGGCCATGTGGGTGTGGAACGACTACCTGCTGCCCACCCTGGTGCTGGACATTAAAAAGTACCGCACCATCCCCATGCTGATCCAGTATTTCCGCGGCAGCTACGGCCGGGTGGAGATGGGCCCCATGATGGCCTGCATCATGCTGACCGTGCTGCCCATCATCGTGTTCTACCTGGCCTGCCAGAAATACATCATTGAGGGCGTTGTGGCCGGCGCGGTGAAGGGATGA
- a CDS encoding 4-alpha-glucanotransferase, with the protein MRAAGILLPLSSLAGPHGIGTMGADARRFVDFLQAAGQTYWQMLPIGPTGYGDSPYQSFSAFAANPYFIDPDLLAAEGLLTRQEIAACQWGADPERVDYGALYAGRHALLRAAARRLDAADPGFAAFCAANAAWLEDYALFMALKEENRQTAWFDWPDPVRLRQPMALELAANRLAGRVHYWKAVQYLFCRQWADLKAYANGRGVRIIGDIPIYVSPDSSDLWASPELFQADKNGRLTQVAGCPPDAFAENGQLWGNPLYDWDYHHATGYEWWGRRLAHACTVYDVVRIDHFRGFESYYAIPAGEATAKNGVWRKGPGTDFVSAIRKKLPAARIIAEDLGYLTAEVKALLEASGYPGMKVLQFAFDSREGGDYMPHNYVRNSVAYTGTHDNTTTAAWQDQAAPADVALARRYMACPEGDLTGAFIRTALACVSDTAIIPLQDWLGLGAQARMNVPSQPQGNWQWRMAPKALSPELGRRIRELTGLYGRLPGKES; encoded by the coding sequence ATGAGAGCCGCAGGGATCCTGCTGCCCCTCTCGAGCCTGGCGGGGCCCCACGGCATTGGGACCATGGGGGCCGATGCCCGCCGCTTTGTGGATTTTTTGCAGGCCGCGGGGCAGACCTACTGGCAGATGCTGCCCATCGGCCCCACCGGCTACGGCGACAGCCCGTACCAGAGCTTTTCGGCCTTTGCGGCGAACCCCTATTTCATCGACCCGGACCTGCTTGCCGCCGAGGGCCTGCTGACACGGCAGGAGATCGCGGCCTGCCAATGGGGCGCCGACCCGGAGCGGGTGGATTACGGCGCGCTGTATGCCGGGCGGCATGCCCTTCTGCGGGCCGCGGCCCGCAGGCTGGACGCAGCGGACCCAGGCTTTGCGGCATTCTGCGCGGCGAACGCCGCCTGGCTGGAGGACTACGCCCTGTTCATGGCCCTGAAGGAGGAGAACCGCCAGACGGCTTGGTTTGATTGGCCCGACCCGGTGCGGCTGCGCCAGCCCATGGCGCTGGAGCTGGCAGCGAACCGGCTGGCGGGGCGGGTGCACTACTGGAAGGCGGTGCAGTATTTGTTCTGCCGCCAGTGGGCGGACCTGAAAGCCTATGCGAACGGGCGGGGCGTGCGCATTATTGGGGACATCCCCATTTACGTTTCGCCGGATTCCAGCGACCTGTGGGCCAGCCCCGAGCTGTTCCAGGCGGACAAGAACGGCAGGCTGACCCAGGTGGCGGGCTGCCCGCCCGACGCGTTTGCCGAAAACGGCCAGCTGTGGGGCAACCCCCTGTACGACTGGGACTACCACCACGCCACGGGCTACGAGTGGTGGGGGCGGCGCCTGGCGCACGCCTGCACCGTGTACGACGTGGTGCGCATCGACCACTTCCGCGGGTTCGAGAGCTATTACGCCATTCCGGCGGGCGAGGCAACGGCCAAAAACGGGGTGTGGCGCAAGGGCCCCGGCACCGACTTTGTGAGCGCCATCCGCAAAAAGCTGCCAGCCGCCCGCATCATTGCCGAGGATCTGGGCTACCTGACGGCCGAGGTGAAGGCCCTGCTGGAGGCCAGCGGCTACCCGGGCATGAAGGTGCTGCAGTTCGCCTTTGATTCCCGCGAGGGCGGGGACTACATGCCCCACAACTACGTGCGCAACTCGGTGGCTTACACCGGCACCCACGACAACACCACCACGGCGGCCTGGCAGGACCAGGCGGCCCCGGCGGACGTGGCACTGGCGCGGCGCTATATGGCCTGCCCGGAGGGGGATCTGACGGGGGCGTTCATCCGCACGGCGCTGGCCTGCGTGAGCGACACCGCCATCATCCCGCTGCAGGATTGGCTGGGCCTGGGGGCACAGGCCCGCATGAACGTGCCCAGCCAGCCCCAGGGCAACTGGCAGTGGCGCATGGCCCCGAAGGCGCTGAGCCCAGAGCTTGGGCGGCGCATCCGGGAGCTGACCGGCCTGTACGGCAGGCTGCCCGGCAAAGAAAGCTGA
- a CDS encoding 1-acyl-sn-glycerol-3-phosphate acyltransferase produces the protein MRTIVWFIYFWGFLLVKWPAMNKGLKALEAGDWETADRLAARYVPQWANRLLKLAGVTVTVEGKENIPAGRACVFAGNHRSYYDIPLMLTQLDAPHGLVAKKEIAGLPLVRGWMRLLHCVFLDREDPRKAMAALNEAIENLKKGYSIAIFPEGTRNKGEEGTLQEFKGGAFRIATKAKAPVVPVAITGSRDIMENNHMWMHPAHVTIRILPPIETEGLTREEIKALPERTAEAIRQNLLPQQQGG, from the coding sequence ATGCGCACCATTGTTTGGTTTATCTATTTCTGGGGCTTTTTGCTGGTCAAATGGCCCGCGATGAACAAGGGGCTGAAAGCCCTGGAGGCGGGCGACTGGGAGACCGCCGACCGCCTGGCGGCCCGGTATGTGCCCCAGTGGGCAAACCGCCTGTTGAAGCTGGCGGGGGTGACCGTGACGGTGGAGGGCAAGGAGAACATCCCCGCCGGCCGGGCCTGCGTGTTTGCGGGCAACCACCGCAGCTATTACGACATCCCCCTGATGCTCACCCAGCTGGACGCGCCCCATGGTCTGGTGGCCAAAAAGGAGATCGCGGGCCTGCCGCTGGTGCGGGGCTGGATGCGCCTTTTGCACTGCGTGTTCCTGGACCGGGAGGACCCCCGCAAGGCGATGGCCGCGCTGAACGAGGCCATTGAAAACCTGAAAAAGGGGTATTCCATCGCCATTTTCCCGGAGGGCACCCGCAACAAGGGCGAGGAGGGCACCCTGCAAGAGTTCAAGGGCGGCGCGTTCCGCATTGCCACCAAGGCAAAGGCGCCCGTGGTGCCGGTGGCCATTACCGGCAGCCGCGATATCATGGAGAACAACCACATGTGGATGCACCCGGCCCACGTGACCATCCGCATCCTGCCCCCCATTGAAACCGAGGGCCTGACCCGCGAGGAGATCAAGGCCCTGCCTGAACGCACTGCCGAGGCGATCCGGCAGAATCTTTTACCCCAGCAGCAAGGAGGCTGA
- a CDS encoding ABC transporter ATP-binding protein, which yields MNCAIQVEGLRKSYGGRAVLKGLDLQIAKGEIFALLGVNGAGKTTTLECIEGLRTCDGGRVAVHGRVGIQLQSSSLPAHIRPMEAVRLFSKWNRAAADPAMLAALGIDALAKKQYVQLSTGQKRRLHLALALIGDPDIVFLDEPTAGLDVEGRVQLHDQIRRLKAQGRTIILASHDMAEVEALCDRIAILSGGAIAYLGPVSGLAEAVGGRCTITIQTPQGEESVRSNDLSATLLALLEGCREKGVPVLDVRIDHGSLEQNFIHIAGGNGK from the coding sequence ATGAATTGTGCCATCCAGGTGGAGGGCCTGCGCAAGAGCTACGGCGGCCGCGCCGTGCTGAAGGGCCTCGATCTCCAGATCGCAAAAGGCGAAATCTTCGCGCTGCTGGGCGTCAACGGCGCGGGCAAGACCACCACCCTTGAATGCATCGAGGGCCTGCGCACCTGCGACGGGGGCCGCGTTGCGGTCCACGGCCGGGTGGGCATCCAGCTGCAATCGTCCTCGCTTCCGGCCCACATCCGCCCCATGGAGGCCGTGCGCCTGTTCTCCAAATGGAACCGGGCCGCTGCCGACCCCGCCATGCTTGCGGCCCTGGGCATTGATGCGCTGGCAAAAAAACAGTATGTACAGCTTTCCACCGGGCAAAAGCGGCGGCTGCACCTGGCCCTGGCCCTGATCGGCGACCCGGACATTGTGTTTCTGGACGAACCCACCGCCGGGCTGGATGTGGAGGGCCGGGTCCAGCTTCACGATCAGATCCGCAGGCTGAAAGCGCAGGGCAGGACCATCATCCTTGCCAGCCACGACATGGCCGAGGTGGAGGCCCTGTGCGACCGCATTGCAATCCTGAGCGGCGGCGCCATTGCATATCTGGGCCCCGTTTCCGGCCTGGCCGAGGCGGTGGGGGGGCGCTGCACCATCACCATCCAGACCCCGCAGGGCGAAGAGAGCGTCCGGTCAAACGACCTTTCCGCCACCCTGCTGGCGTTGCTGGAGGGCTGCCGGGAAAAAGGCGTCCCCGTGCTGGACGTTCGCATCGACCACGGCAGCCTGGAGCAGAATTTCATCCATATCGCAGGAGGGAACGGCAAATGA
- the aroB gene encoding 3-dehydroquinate synthase: protein MKLTMRLGERSYDIVLKRGALANLGQLANLARKVFIVTDSGVPPEYAAAVKAQCAEGVIYTVPQGESSKSLKTYEALLCAMLEAGFGRGDAVVAVGGGVVGDLAGFAAATYMRGVDFINCPTTTLAQIDSSIGGKVAVDLGRAKNIVGAFWQPKLVVVDPATLATLPRRHFVNGLAESVKMSLTSDAELFELFETGDVDAEIETIIRRSLLIKKSVVERDETEQGLRAILNLGHTLGHGIEAVKGVTGRRKNGLYHGECVALGMLPMIEDKRLQKRVRAVYRRLGLPARVAYDKQKVLAYMLHDKKARGGQITLVKVPGLGCWRLDKAPLAELERIVMGK from the coding sequence ATGAAATTGACCATGCGGCTGGGCGAGCGCAGCTATGACATTGTTTTAAAGCGGGGTGCGCTGGCAAATCTGGGCCAGCTGGCAAATCTGGCCCGCAAGGTGTTTATTGTGACCGACAGCGGCGTGCCCCCCGAATACGCCGCGGCAGTAAAGGCCCAGTGCGCCGAGGGCGTTATTTACACCGTGCCCCAGGGCGAGAGCAGCAAAAGCCTGAAAACCTACGAGGCGCTGCTGTGCGCCATGCTGGAGGCAGGGTTTGGCCGCGGCGACGCGGTGGTGGCTGTGGGCGGCGGCGTGGTGGGGGACCTGGCAGGCTTTGCGGCCGCCACCTACATGCGCGGCGTGGACTTTATCAACTGCCCCACCACCACCCTGGCCCAGATTGATTCCTCGATTGGAGGAAAGGTGGCGGTGGACCTGGGCCGGGCAAAGAACATCGTGGGGGCCTTTTGGCAGCCCAAGCTGGTGGTGGTGGACCCGGCCACCCTGGCCACCCTGCCCCGCCGCCATTTTGTGAACGGCCTGGCCGAGAGCGTGAAGATGAGCCTGACCAGCGACGCCGAGCTGTTCGAGCTGTTTGAAACCGGGGATGTGGACGCGGAGATCGAGACCATCATCCGCCGCAGCCTGCTGATCAAAAAGAGCGTGGTGGAGCGGGATGAGACCGAGCAGGGCCTGCGGGCGATCCTGAATTTGGGCCACACGCTGGGGCATGGCATCGAGGCGGTAAAGGGCGTGACCGGGCGGCGCAAAAACGGCCTTTACCACGGCGAATGCGTGGCGCTGGGCATGCTGCCCATGATCGAGGACAAGCGCCTGCAAAAACGGGTGCGGGCGGTGTACCGCAGGCTGGGCCTGCCCGCCCGGGTGGCTTACGACAAGCAGAAGGTGCTGGCCTATATGCTGCACGACAAAAAAGCGCGGGGCGGCCAGATCACCCTGGTGAAGGTGCCGGGCCTTGGCTGCTGGCGGCTGGACAAAGCGCCGCTGGCCGAGCTGGAACGCATCGTGATGGGGAAGTGA
- the aroC gene encoding chorismate synthase, which yields MKNTFGSAVTVTIFGESHGPAVGAVLDGLAAGLPVDGEYIARQMDKRRAKPGGLSTARAEADQVRFLSGVWNGRTTGTPLALVIENQNTRPGDYAAGAGLARPGHADWAAHVKYGGFEDWRGGGHFSGRVTAALTAAGAVCRGVLAAKGVLAATHIREAAGVPDAPFAQNPAELQAQIRALAGAEGFPVLCAGAGEEMQAAIRAAGAEGDSVGGILETAVAGLPAGIGEPFFDSVESTLAHLLFSVPAVKGVEFGAGFGFAGMKGSEANDPLRLEDGHITTATNHNGGVNGGVANGMPLVLRSCVKPTPSIYKPQRTVDLASGAEGELRIQGRHDPCILHRAAVVQTAAVCIGLLDLCTQRFGTLWQAE from the coding sequence ATGAAAAACACCTTTGGCAGCGCGGTGACCGTGACCATTTTCGGCGAGAGCCACGGCCCCGCCGTGGGCGCGGTGCTGGACGGTTTGGCGGCGGGCCTGCCGGTGGACGGGGAATACATCGCCCGGCAGATGGACAAGCGCAGGGCGAAGCCCGGCGGGCTTTCCACCGCCCGCGCCGAGGCGGACCAGGTGCGCTTTTTGAGCGGGGTATGGAACGGGCGCACCACCGGCACGCCGCTGGCGCTGGTGATCGAAAACCAGAATACCCGCCCGGGCGACTACGCCGCGGGCGCGGGGCTGGCGCGGCCCGGCCACGCCGACTGGGCCGCCCATGTGAAATACGGCGGCTTTGAGGACTGGCGGGGCGGCGGCCATTTTTCCGGCCGGGTGACCGCCGCGCTGACCGCCGCGGGCGCTGTGTGCCGGGGGGTGCTGGCCGCCAAGGGCGTGCTGGCCGCCACCCACATCCGCGAGGCGGCGGGCGTGCCGGACGCGCCCTTTGCCCAAAATCCGGCGGAACTGCAAGCCCAGATCAGGGCCCTGGCGGGCGCGGAAGGCTTTCCGGTGCTCTGTGCCGGGGCGGGCGAGGAGATGCAGGCAGCCATCCGGGCGGCGGGCGCCGAGGGCGACAGCGTGGGCGGCATTTTGGAGACCGCCGTCGCCGGCCTGCCCGCCGGCATCGGCGAACCTTTTTTTGACAGTGTGGAGAGCACCCTTGCGCACCTGCTGTTCAGCGTGCCCGCGGTAAAAGGGGTGGAGTTCGGTGCGGGGTTTGGCTTTGCAGGCATGAAGGGCAGCGAGGCAAACGACCCGCTGCGGCTGGAGGACGGGCACATCACCACCGCAACGAACCACAACGGCGGGGTGAACGGGGGGGTGGCCAACGGCATGCCCCTGGTGCTGCGCAGCTGCGTGAAACCCACCCCCAGCATTTACAAGCCCCAGCGCACCGTGGATCTTGCAAGCGGCGCCGAGGGGGAGCTGCGCATCCAGGGCCGCCACGATCCCTGCATTCTGCACAGGGCCGCGGTGGTGCAGACCGCCGCGGTGTGCATCGGCCTGCTCGACCTTTGCACCCAGCGCTTCGGCACGCTGTGGCAGGCGGAATAG
- the aroQ gene encoding 3-dehydroquinate dehydratase yields the protein MRILVLNGPNLNLLGVREPGLYGTVDYEGLVELIRAECERLGIEAEFYQSNHEGDLVDAIQNARGRCDGLVLNPGAYTHTSIAILDALKAVALPAAEVHITDIAQREPFRQVSYAGMACQGHFIGQGLQGYLNAVRFIRQTVGAEG from the coding sequence GTGCGTATTTTGGTATTGAACGGCCCTAACCTGAACCTGCTGGGGGTGCGGGAGCCGGGGCTGTACGGCACGGTGGACTACGAGGGCCTGGTGGAGCTGATCCGCGCCGAGTGTGAGCGGCTGGGGATCGAGGCGGAATTTTACCAGTCCAACCACGAGGGAGATCTGGTGGACGCCATTCAAAACGCGCGGGGCCGGTGCGACGGGCTGGTGCTGAACCCCGGGGCCTACACCCACACCAGCATTGCCATTTTGGACGCGCTCAAGGCGGTGGCGCTGCCCGCCGCCGAGGTGCATATTACCGACATTGCCCAGCGGGAGCCGTTCCGGCAGGTGAGCTATGCGGGCATGGCCTGCCAGGGGCATTTTATCGGGCAGGGGCTGCAGGGGTACCTGAACGCGGTGCGGTTCATCCGCCAAACCGTCGGGGCCGAGGGTTGA